One Antricoccus suffuscus genomic region harbors:
- a CDS encoding DUF427 domain-containing protein codes for MPDTAKRIRLEPKTAHLTVRVGDVVLADTQNPVLLHETGCPVRYYLPREDVNFDTLTPNSNRTHCPYKGDADQYWDAGDLQNVAWAYSAPYDEISDITGNVAFYNEIVDITIDGVPQERP; via the coding sequence ATGCCCGACACTGCCAAGCGCATCCGGCTCGAGCCCAAGACCGCGCACCTCACGGTGCGTGTCGGCGACGTCGTCCTCGCCGACACGCAAAATCCGGTGCTGTTGCATGAGACCGGATGCCCGGTCCGCTACTACCTTCCCCGCGAGGACGTCAACTTCGACACGCTCACGCCCAACTCCAACCGCACACACTGCCCGTACAAAGGCGACGCGGACCAGTACTGGGACGCGGGCGACCTGCAGAACGTCGCCTGGGCGTATTCCGCGCCGTACGACGAGATCAGCGACATCACCGGCAACGTCGCGTTTTACAACGAGATCGTAGACATCACGATCGACGGCGTACCGCAAGAGCGTCCGTAG
- a CDS encoding YggT family protein yields the protein MDVVLAVVHTLLYLFLVFLLGRLVLDYVRMFAKRWRPSGAAAMGVETVYTVTDPPLKLLRKLIKPVPLGGVSLDLGFMVLVIVVYILLRVTG from the coding sequence ATGGACGTCGTACTGGCAGTGGTGCACACACTGCTCTATTTGTTCCTCGTATTCCTATTGGGTCGCCTGGTCCTGGACTACGTGCGAATGTTCGCCAAGCGCTGGCGCCCGTCAGGCGCAGCGGCAATGGGCGTCGAAACTGTGTATACGGTGACCGATCCACCGCTAAAGTTGTTGCGTAAACTCATCAAGCCCGTGCCCTTAGGTGGGGTGAGCCTGGACCTAGGGTTTATGGTTCTTGTGATTGTGGTTTACATTCTCCTGCGCGTGACCGGCTAG
- a CDS encoding DUF427 domain-containing protein produces MTVYTEHGEKWVRAYVGETAVVDSRAPMIFKEPAFPIPWYAFTGADIRRDLLRPAVGAPPTEPSFFLPRGPVAQWFDLEIEGRVVPHAAWIRDDPALRDRYIFSWQPGVLDRWMEEDEEVRGHPRDPRKRVEAIASSRRIEISANGRALARSARPVLLFETDLPIRFYLPREDVDFAALTASTNSSHCPYKGDADQYWDAGELRNVAWSYSAPYRAVGNIAGMVAFYNEIVDVTIDGVPQARPDSVFSDPANRPN; encoded by the coding sequence ATGACCGTCTATACCGAGCACGGCGAAAAGTGGGTGCGTGCTTACGTCGGTGAGACCGCCGTTGTCGACAGTCGCGCGCCGATGATCTTCAAAGAACCAGCGTTCCCGATCCCCTGGTATGCCTTCACGGGCGCCGACATCCGCCGCGATCTCCTACGTCCCGCGGTTGGCGCGCCGCCCACAGAGCCGTCTTTCTTCCTGCCTCGCGGGCCAGTCGCCCAATGGTTTGATCTTGAGATCGAGGGTCGTGTCGTCCCGCACGCGGCATGGATACGCGACGATCCGGCGCTGCGAGACCGCTATATCTTCAGCTGGCAGCCCGGTGTACTCGACCGTTGGATGGAGGAAGACGAAGAGGTCCGCGGTCACCCTCGTGATCCCCGCAAAAGAGTCGAGGCAATCGCGAGCAGCCGGCGGATCGAGATCTCGGCCAACGGGCGCGCTCTCGCCAGAAGCGCCAGGCCGGTCTTGTTGTTCGAGACCGACCTGCCGATACGTTTCTATCTGCCGCGCGAGGATGTCGATTTCGCGGCCTTGACCGCGAGCACGAACAGTAGCCACTGCCCGTACAAAGGCGACGCCGACCAATACTGGGACGCCGGCGAGTTGAGAAATGTCGCGTGGTCATATTCCGCGCCGTACCGAGCGGTAGGGAATATCGCGGGGATGGTGGCGTTTTACAACGAGATCGTGGATGTCACGATCGACGGCGTACCGCAGGCCCGGCCCGATTCGGTGTTCAGCGATCCGGCCAACCGTCCAAATTAG
- a CDS encoding acetamidase/formamidase family protein has protein sequence MDLVEFTPTADQYAYTFGGVRPIMRVKPGTALRLWSDDAFGGKLRSVDDVSSDKVDLRYVNPQTGPFWVEGAEPGDTLALHVVALEPARDWGASAAMPFFGGLTSTDRFATLQDHLPDTTWIYEVDRSRGTVGFAARHSDHQIELPLAPMLGTVGVAPAGGEARSSLVPDRFGGNMDTPELRAGVTIFLGVNVEGALFSIGDGHYRQGEGESCGTAVEGAMTTTLIVELIKGGGPGWPRIESDTHVMTIGSSRPMEDSWRIANVDLVHWVSELTGLHTMDSYQLCSQITEAPIANVVDANYSVAAKVAKDLLPRATAPYGGLHEDLRTRGATLGI, from the coding sequence ATGGATCTGGTCGAATTCACGCCTACTGCCGATCAATACGCATATACCTTCGGCGGCGTCCGGCCCATCATGAGAGTCAAGCCCGGCACCGCGCTACGGCTGTGGTCGGACGACGCGTTCGGCGGCAAGCTGCGCTCGGTGGATGACGTCTCAAGTGACAAAGTCGACCTGCGTTACGTCAATCCGCAGACCGGTCCGTTCTGGGTGGAGGGCGCCGAGCCGGGTGACACTCTCGCGCTGCATGTGGTCGCGCTCGAACCGGCCCGCGACTGGGGCGCGTCGGCAGCAATGCCGTTCTTCGGCGGGCTGACCAGCACCGACCGGTTCGCGACGCTGCAGGATCATCTGCCTGACACCACGTGGATTTACGAGGTCGACCGGTCTCGCGGCACGGTCGGGTTCGCCGCACGACACAGCGATCACCAGATCGAGCTCCCCCTTGCGCCGATGCTCGGCACAGTCGGAGTCGCACCTGCGGGCGGCGAGGCGCGCAGCTCGCTCGTGCCCGACCGGTTCGGCGGCAACATGGATACGCCGGAGCTGCGGGCCGGGGTCACCATCTTCCTCGGCGTCAACGTGGAGGGCGCCCTGTTTTCGATCGGCGATGGACACTACCGGCAGGGCGAGGGCGAGTCATGCGGTACGGCGGTGGAAGGCGCGATGACGACGACGCTGATCGTCGAGCTGATCAAAGGCGGCGGACCCGGCTGGCCACGGATCGAGTCAGATACGCACGTCATGACCATCGGCTCGAGCCGGCCGATGGAGGACTCCTGGCGGATCGCCAACGTCGACCTCGTGCACTGGGTCTCAGAGCTGACCGGATTACACACCATGGACTCGTACCAACTGTGCTCGCAGATCACCGAGGCGCCGATCGCAAACGTGGTTGACGCCAACTACAGCGTCGCGGCCAAGGTAGCCAAGGATCTGCTCCCCCGCGCGACTGCACCGTACGGCGGCCTGCACGAGGACCTGCGCACGAGAGGCGCCACGTTAGGCATTTAA
- a CDS encoding DivIVA domain-containing protein: MPLTPADVHNVAFKKPPIGKRGYDDEEVDAFLDLVEAELARLIEENADLRNQVADLESRAGGSAASSASSSTGQYAALHKSNAVDDSENYSSSSATGQYATLAQNARDEEPGADTQNGAPQAPSPQEPAQQEAPAAAAAQPAPAAPASSPVGDHEKASRILALATETADRHLSEAKSEADKHLSDAKTHAESLRTKAEEEHSKRIGDAKAEAEKHVTEARTSAAALLAESQSKAAATEKDAQTKAEQLAQAAEQKKADILRALEERKSSLERRIESLHSFETAYRTRIQGYLSSQLKEIEDLPALEPAGGIAGDGAGAHSAQDQGGSTKVSGFVGSSDAQKPASSDKSEDEKN; the protein is encoded by the coding sequence ATGCCGTTGACACCCGCAGACGTGCACAATGTGGCGTTTAAGAAACCGCCTATTGGCAAGCGCGGTTACGACGACGAGGAAGTGGATGCGTTCCTTGACCTCGTCGAAGCCGAACTCGCACGCCTCATTGAGGAGAACGCCGACCTGCGCAACCAGGTAGCCGATCTCGAATCCCGCGCGGGCGGGTCCGCGGCTTCGTCTGCGTCCTCCAGCACCGGCCAGTACGCCGCACTCCACAAGAGCAACGCCGTCGACGACAGTGAAAACTACTCCTCGTCGTCCGCGACGGGGCAGTACGCGACACTCGCGCAGAATGCTCGCGACGAAGAGCCCGGCGCCGACACGCAGAATGGCGCACCCCAGGCGCCGTCCCCGCAGGAACCTGCGCAGCAAGAAGCCCCAGCGGCAGCGGCGGCGCAGCCTGCGCCGGCGGCGCCAGCATCGAGCCCGGTGGGCGATCACGAGAAGGCATCGCGAATTCTCGCGTTGGCTACTGAGACCGCGGATCGGCACCTCAGCGAGGCAAAGAGTGAGGCGGACAAGCACCTGTCCGACGCGAAGACGCACGCGGAGTCGCTGCGCACAAAGGCCGAGGAAGAGCACAGCAAGCGGATCGGCGATGCGAAGGCAGAAGCCGAGAAGCACGTGACCGAGGCACGTACGTCGGCGGCAGCGCTGCTCGCGGAGTCGCAGTCCAAGGCGGCCGCGACCGAGAAGGACGCGCAGACCAAGGCCGAGCAGCTCGCTCAGGCGGCCGAGCAGAAGAAGGCCGATATCCTGCGCGCTCTCGAGGAGCGCAAGAGCAGCCTCGAGCGGCGGATCGAGTCGTTGCACAGCTTCGAGACGGCCTACCGCACGCGCATCCAGGGCTACCTGTCCAGCCAGCTCAAGGAGATCGAGGATCTCCCGGCGCTGGAGCCTGCCGGCGGGATCGCTGGCGACGGTGCGGGCGCTCACAGCGCGCAGGACCAGGGCGGATCGACGAAGGTCAGCGGTTTCGTCGGCTCGAGCGACGCGCAGAAGCCCGCCTCGTCGGACAAGTCCGAAGACGAGAAGAACTAA